The Lolium rigidum isolate FL_2022 chromosome 2, APGP_CSIRO_Lrig_0.1, whole genome shotgun sequence genomic interval CATTCTGCAAATACCATGCCAAGCCAAAAGAAGAAAATGAGAACATGTGAATATGGTGATGAAAACTCTGAAAGGGCATTTAAATGTATACACTGCCTGCAATATGAAAAATCATTACTAAATGTATGATCAATTTCTTAAACAAGGAGTAAAAATGAAGTGGTACACTTCATTAGTGTGTTGCTTTTAAGGGAAAAATTCAGGCATTTTGGCAGTCTAATTCAGATTGATATGTTATTCCTGTTGTATCAATAATATGGTTCAACATTAGCTTTTATCTTGTCCAAACGAAAAAAAGTTAAGAATCTAATAAACTTTTATTGCCAATTTACCAAGTACAGAAAAACAAAAGGAGAAACAGATTACTTGCCAAAGTTACACTAAAGCTGATCAAATAAAATGGAATCAATTGTCATGATATTCATGAAGGCCAATAATATGGTTCAACATTAGCTTTTATCTTGTCCAAACGAAAAAAAGTTAAGAATCTAATAAACTTTTATTGCCAATTTACCAAGTACAGAAAAACAAAAGGAGAAACAGATTACTTGCCAAAGTTACACTAAAGCTGATCAAATAAAATGGAATCGATTGTCATGATATTCATGAAGGCCCCAGCTAAGCTTACCTTCTTTGTACTAAACGGATGAAATGTTGCGGGGGGACAAAGGCACGCTCCATATCAACAAGCGCAACAACCATCTTTTTCGCGTCATTTTTGAATGTATCCAACGCGTTAGATGCAATTTCAATGATCTTGCAAAAAGAAATGGTGGAATGTCATGCTCAGAAATAAGAGTTATACACAGTAAAGGGGGGTTCAGGTTGTGATAGAACGAAGTGGCACCTCGCGTTTGAATGGAGGATATCTTCCAAGCCCTGGTGTGCCATTTGCAGTGGCATTTACTATGTCTAACAATACACGGTGTACCTAGATTCAGAAAACTGATATCAGAAGGTACATACACAATAGTTTGTCTAAGCCCAAGTGTGTTTGATATTTCTAATACATAATATTGAGAAGGCTTGGTATAGTACAGGTGTACGTAACTGAGCCCAGCTCGAGCGCAACTATAGACTTAAGTTAATCACAAATAGTTTGTCCGAACCCAAGCATTTTGGATAGTTCTAATACCTAGTATTTAGTATTTACAGACATACTAAATGTTAAGCTACACAGCCAGTTGCATAGTCACATAAGTACTTTTACGGATAAAGCAGAACACTGAATATTAGCATTGTACACATAGCTCATCAAAAGAATTACGTTGTTCTTCATCCAAAGGCGTAAGTTATCTAAGCCAAGACGTACCTCGTCAACACATAGCCGTGATGGCTCCTTCGCCATTTCAAGTACTCCTTTAATCAAGGATTTTAAACCTTTCTCCGGAGATATCAAATATGGTTGATAACCATCAGCTTCCAAGACAATCTAGAATATATGAAGAGAATGATGTTCATCGTAGGCCAAAATAGTAGTTCACTCTGGTGTATCTACAAGAGCTTTTAAGTTTACCCTTTTGACGTTGTTCATGTCAAAATGCCTGTCCAATGGAAGCTGTTTGATCCTATCCGGAAACTTGCCCTCAAAACTTGCAACAATTTTCCAACCAGACCCCTTTTGATTGAGAACAGTATAATGGTATTGTAATCAGTTCATTTGGCAAGTGTTAAATTGGTTATAGACAAAAAGACCATAACTCAAGCTTTTCACTAACCTCACCAGAAGTGACATGAGCAAGAAACTTATCTTCAAACTCTCGGCACAGCTCCAAAGCAACAGCCCTGGTTCCTTCTGAGCTTTGTACCATCTGCTCCCCCAGCTTTGAAAGTTCCTCTTTCACTGACTGGGACTTGCCCTGAAgcctgacaaatagagaaagggtgcaggtatttgcaaaattaaacaccAGAAATCATAATCAGGTTATATTAATAAACATGAAAGACGAGCATGAGACAAGAAATATATATGTTTATGGCGCACTTGAGATCAATTGATTGATAAATCGAATTTTTGGTTTGTACTTAATAGAGCAGAATAGATCAGAGAGCATAGCAAATTTTGGTAGCGTATTCAAAAGATGGTATCACTTTAACATTTTTATTAAGACAAGTAGATGCGCCAACATATAGTTCATGATGCTTACCCAGATAACATGCTAGGTAGTCGCACTTTCATCCGTTTACGTATCTGCTTAGCAATGGTATCTACAAGAGCAATTCTGCCAAGCTTGTTTTGAGGAGCACTGGTTAAGATGGATTTAAGGCTTTCTGCCTCAGCTCGCCAAGCTGTTTCCAGTGAATTCTCGGACCCAACTGACCCTGATTGAGCTGACGCAATTGCAACAGACTGCCCTATTAAAGCAACCCATTCAATTTCAGCTGATGCGCGTGGACCCTTATTAGACAAAATGGCCTGAACACAGGCAACTGTCTTTGCATCTGCTGCGGCTTGATCGATTTTACTCAAGACTCCTATTGTTCGGGTTCCTACAACAAGGACACGAAGAAACATCAGCTGCTGCAAAGAGAGTGGATATGCTGTCGCATGATCAGATTCAAATGACAGACCTTCTGGATCGATATCCCTCGCTAGTCGAAGAGCTCGAGAGGAAGCAACCTCAGCGGCTTGCATTGCTGGTATCACAACAATCAATATTGCATCATTGTGCCCAGCAAACTCATTAATCTGAAATTTGAACAACAGTATGTTATACAAGAGAACATGGTACTAACATAAGATTCAATTGTTTGTGTGCTTCTTTTCCATGTAGTATGTGGGGTGGGGAAATAAAAGCTGTATAGCTATGCCACAGAGTAAGTGATTATCAGTTCAAGTGCATGACATGCTGTTACTACTCTGCGTTCTGCCGCATTCCTATACATTAGATATTATTCAAGTGCAAATTGGTTAAAGTAATGCAATGTCATATGTTAATCTATGAACATTCTAAACAGGCATTGTTTACTAGTTTAGGAGTAAAGATAAGAATATTGAGTGAGCGGTACTCACTGTTGAATCGTCGATGACTCGTTGGTCTATGCCAGGTAAATCAATCAATTTCAGCGGAGGAGCTGGAAAACATAGAGAGATGCAGTGAGAAATCATTTGCCAATGAAAGAGAAGGAAATAATGTGCAGGAGGATGTAGCATAACTATCAGATACTAAGTGGTATTTCCAGATCAGTTTAACTGCAATGTTGGAAAATGATAAAGAGCGCGTGCATTTGGGTAATAACTAGTAGTAAGTAATAACCATAGCAAAACACGCTCTCGCTACACAGCTTTAACaatcttaaggtcttaccatttcaATTTTATGCAGCACATGAATGTTCAAGCTGTCAATGTACAACAACTAACTAGGGAAACTGTTTGGGAACTTGTTCAAGCATTGCCCAAACTAGTAGGAGAAAAAGTGAGCGATCCAGCAACAGACCTGTGCTCGTTCGCAGCTTGAGGTAAATCTCATCAGTTCGGCTCCTCCCGGGTCCGCTGGCCTTGCTGAGCCTATCCTGCAGCGAATGCCGGAGCGCACCTGCACGCCAACAGAACCACAGATGAGTCACCAAACTCAGCGCACCGACCAACCGCGGCCATTGCCAGATCTGGGTAGCCAGGGGGGAGATCTCACTCACTTGCCGACACCTGCTGCGACTTGCTGTCGATCTGCAGGACGATGGACTTGGTGCTGAGGCCCGGATCCCTGTGCAGGTCGACGACAATCGGCGCCCGCGTGGCCCCGTTCTCCCCCGTCGGCTGCACGCACCACAGCAAGCACGGCTCACGCAAACGGAATGCTGACGCGGTAGAGGACAGCGGGGTAAACGAGAGGAACACTCACCAGCACGGGGTGGCCGATGAGGCTGTTGAGCACGGCCGACTTGCCGGACCCCTGCACGGAAGGAACAAGCAGGATCGAGTCAGATCAGGCGCGCGCGGGCGGGCGGGAGTTTTGGAGGTGGCGATGGCGGCGAAGGTGGGACTTACGACGTTGCCGAGCGCGACGGCGTTGAGGAAGGTGGAGGGGCGGCGCGGGGTGGCGTCGTCGGAGGGGTCGTCGTCGGCGAGGAGCGAGGCGGCCTGGCGCATGGACTCGGAGAGCTGGACGAGCTCGTCCATggcgtccatggccgccgcggacGACATGGGCGCAGGGATCTCGAGGCTGGTCGGGGAGGAGATCTCGGGGTGTGGGGAGCCCAGCTGCTGTTGCCTGCGGGGAAATTGGAGGCGGACTCCTGCAAATTCCAATCCGCTAGGCCGACTATAGGCAGAGGCTCGGGAATGGGAATGGGATTTGACACGGGAATTGTTGCATTGCACCCCTGCTTTTCAAGTGACGGGGACCACCCACCAGTGCGGTGCGGTGCGCGTTTGTTTGTTAAGCCGCGTCGGTCCGGTTTTGGTCACAGATCTAGCTCAATAATCTCTACACAAAACCATATACATTGGTCGATGAATCAATAGTATTGCATGAGAAGACAGGAGATGGCATACAGTCAATTGTTATCATTATCTCCAACAACTACAATATATACATATTCCTTAAATTATGACATGATTAAAAATAAATTAGTAACTCTCTTCCataatacttgttgttgttgctcaTGTCGATTCTCATCATCTAATCCTTCTCTCGTCTTTGTCATCCTAGTTTAAAATAAGTCCAACGATATCTACTTCCATTTAAGTCGAAATCATTTAATCTTGAGAGCAAACTTTCATGTGTTAACTTCGTAAATGTCTTTGGGTCTATACTATTGGGCCCGATCGTCTCGCGTCATCCTTTGGTCATACTACATAGTTTACTACGGTCTGATCCTCTTGAAATGAATGGTAGTCTAAATCATCGGATGTTCAATTTGATTACTCGATTATGAGATTCAATTTGATTACTTGATAGACCGTGTTGTCCATAGCTTCTTTTTGGTTGACACTTGACATTTTTTGTAATGAACCTATGATGAGGTTTAGTCCCGCTTGACCTTTGAGGCATTTCTTGTGGCTTATAATGTTTTGATTTCGTTTTCCTTAGAGTGGTGATGTAATAGTTGTAACTAGAGTAAGACTTGTGACATTTGTTTCTACATAAAACCTTCCATGAATCCTTTGGTCGAAAAAATTATGAGAATATGATACATAGTATATAAATAATTTTCTTACATCACTCATAGTTCCCAGGTTTGTCTAAATTAGTGGGTTTGCATTGTGAAAGTTATTATACCGCTAAATTGCAAAGTCCGTCCATTTGTACTAAACTTTTATGCTTAATGAGAATTTAATTTTGCACTAGTTTTTTGTATATATGGCCTTCAGCGCACAAGCTTGACACATGTTTTCATTATGAAAATTAATAACAATAACCACGTAACATGTCTGAGACACATGCCACTTTGTTCTAGAATTCTAACATCTATAGTTACAATCATGCTTTAACTTGCTAAGTTCCTCCTATATATGTAATCTAGGTAGAAAGGGAAGACAAGAGATTTGTTATGATTTAGCTTGCACCATTTTCACACACTATTATATGTATTGTGCATGCTCGTATCCATTTTGGTATACTTAAACTTATCATAAAAGGTTCTAGAGTTCAAAAGTCCAACAAATATTCCAATGAGAAATATACAGGGTATATAATAAGTATCTTAGTTGTCGTATATAATAAGTATCTTAGTTGTGGTGACATGAAGTGTGTTTCTGGTAGCATATATGGTAATGTCTTAATGTTATCATTTCGGGTTTGCAAAACTATGGCAAGACACTTTGTAATATGAATAAGGACCCTTTTGTTTCGGCTGATTGTGGTACCAAAGATGTCATGCGTTGGTTGTGTTGTCAAAGCTTCTATGGTGAGAAATATAGAGGTGTGCAAAATACATATCCACTAGGTAGGAAAGTGTGGCTTGTCGCGCACTTATCTGCCTAAGGCATGTACCGAGACGTGGAAATCCATTTTGAGAAATCATGAAGCTAACATATGTGGAACGATTTGAGCATGATCAAAATACGATAGTACATGTGAACTTAGCACTTAAAATTTGTGTTGGATAAACACGAAATTGGTGCATGTCAACACGAAAATAATGATAATGCCATTATCTCAACAGTTTTCTGTTGAGGTCTATCCCGTAGAGGTAGTCAAATTGGATCAGTGATCCATTTCTAGGTTTCATCGTAAACCTAATTGGTTACTTCCAATTAAGTAAATCAATAGTTCAAACCGCACTCAAAGGTAGGGCATTTCCCATTGATATAGGAACTTTTGTACCAGAAACAATAGTATCTCCAATTATAGCCCCTCTGGGATGTAAAATATATCTCTTCTCACCATCCCCATAGTGCATGAGACAAATGTATGTATTTCGATTAGGATCGTATTATATGGTTACGATTCTACCAGATATGTCTTTTTGATTCCGTCTAAAAAGGCATTTTAACTCAGTGGTAGAGTAATGCCATGGTAAGGCATGCATGTACACATATCCGAGTACTTGACCAATGGACATTATACAGGGAGATAGTACAAGGGAAAGGATATTTATACTCTAAAGATGTCACCCTCCATTAGGATCATCAGAGCCGTAAAAATCCTCTTGTGTAAACAAAGAAATTAAATAAATCCATATGTGAGTAGTATTCCTTGTGGATATATCATTGTAACACCTTGAAGAATAGGACTTAAAAAAGTTAGACATAAAATTTGTGCATTTGCATACCATGCATCTCAAAATGAGGGAAAATTCAAACTTTTATTTTGGAAAGTAAAAGTGATTGAGTTTGAACTCTAGTGTTGGATTTGACCTAGCTCAGCACtaggatttgaattcaaatttcaacatgacctttgaatattttaaaatgtGGGGTAAACAAACCAACTTAACAGTTTTAACCTTTGTACCCTAGTTATAACCATTGCTTACATAGGAATTTAAAGTCGCATTTAACACATTTCATTTGAATTTAAAATTGAAGTTCGAAATAGTCAAACttgaattcaaatattttggaccAAAGCCTAAGTATTTGGTTCATATACGCACATATATCTCAACTTAACACATATACAAAATTTCATATATTCATTAATAAAAGTAATTCACAAAAAATCTTGAGAGCAAACTTTGATGTGTTAACTTTGTAAAGGTCCTTCGGTCTATAATATTGGGCCCGGTCGCGACATCCTTTGGACATAGTACATAGTTTTCTACTGTCTGATCTTCTTGAAATGAATGGTAGCATGTCTGATCTTCTTGAAACGAATGGTAGCCTAAATCATCAGATGTTAAATTTGATTACTCGATTATGAGATTCAATTTAATTACTTGATAGACCGTGTTGTCCATAGCTTCCTTTTGGTTGATCATTCACATTTTTTGTAATGAGCCTATGATGAGGTTTAGTCCTGCTTGACCTTTTGAGGCATTTCGTGTGGCTTATAATGTTTTGATTTCGTTTTCCTTAGAGTTGTGATGTAATAGTTGTAACTCCAGTAAGACTTGTGACCTTTGTTTCTACATAAATCAACCTGGGAAGCCTTTGGTTGAAAAAATTATGAGAATATGATACATTGTATATAGATAACTTTCTTACATCACTTATAGTTCTCCTATTTATCTAAATTGTTGGGTTTGCATTGTGAAAGTTATTATACCACTAAATTGCAAAATCCGTCCATTTGTACTAAACTTTTATGCTTAATGAGAATTTATTTTTGCATTAATTTTTTTGTATATATGGCCTTCAGCGTACAAGCTTGACACGTGTTTCCATTATGAAAATTAATAACATTAACCACGTAACATGTATGAGACACATGCCACTTTGttctgggagtggtgttttggaacatgggtccatatgctctctatatttcgaaatgcatcttacatacattttaaattttaaaaaaattgaaactaaaagttcgcacgtacatcttcacgtgctacgtgctcataaagtcgtttcataaaaaatcgacttatcatgtgacgtatgtaaaaaagacaaaattcaatgctaaaaataatgcttttcacacgataaactttctcttttttatatagaccacacaaaatattgatttttcgtgaaacttgacgaacgcacgtatattatgaagatgtacatgtagaattttttgtccaaatttttcgacatttcgaaatataattttttagtagagggagcatacgcacccgggagccgaattgaatttccgctttgTTCTAGAATTCTAACATCTATAGTTACAATCGTGCTTTAACTTGCTAAGTTCCTCCTATATATATAAGCTAGGTAGAAAAGGGGAGACAAAATATTTGTTATGATTTAGCTTGCACCATTTTCACACATTTTATATGTATTGTGCATGCTCATATCCATTTTGGTATACTTAAACTTATCATAAAAGGTTCTAGAGTTCAAAAGTCCAACAAATATTCCAATGAGAAATATCCAGGATTATAATAAGTATCTTAGTTGTGGTGACATGAAGTGTGTTTCTGGTAGCATATATGGTGATGTCTTAATGTTATCATTTCGGGTTTGCAAAACTATGGCAAGACACTTTGTAACTATATGAATAAGGACCCTTTTGTTTTGGCCGATTGTGATACCAAAGATGGCATGGGTTGGTTGTGTTGTTAAAGCTTCTATGGTGAGAAATATAGAGGTGTGAAAAATACATATCCACTAGGTAGGAAAGTGTGGCTTGTCGCGCACTTGTCCGCCTAAGGCAGGTAACCAGACGTGGAAATCCATTTTGAGAAATCGTGAAGCTAACATATGTGGAACGATTTGAGCATGATCGAAATACGATAGTACATGTGAACTTTATTAGCACTTAAAATTTGTGTTGGATAAACAAGAAGTTGGTGCATGTCAACACGAAATAACACATTATAGAGTTTCACGAACCATGCATGTACACATATCCGAGTACTTGACCAATGGACATTATACAGGGAGATAGTACAAGGGAAAGGATATTTCTACTCTAAAGATGTCACCCTCCATTAGGATCATCAGAGTACTGTAAAAAACCTCTTGTGTAAATGAAGAAATTAAATAAATCCATATGTGAGTAGTATTCCTTGTGGATATATCATTGTAACACCTCGAAGCAGGGACGAAGCTAGAAGAAAATGTCACTGGGTCAGCTTTATATTCTCTCAATTGCACTGGTGTCATACTCTATAAATAAATTATAGTTAGGCCTAATTAGTGAAGAATTTACTAACTATCATTGGTGTCAACTGACACCAATACACATAAAGCAACTCCGTCCCTGCCTCGAAGAATAGGACTTAGAAAAGTTGGACATAAAATATGTGCATTTGCATAGCATGCATCTCAAAATGAGGGAAAATTCAAACTTTTATTTTGGAAAGGCAAAGTGATTGAGTTTGAACTCTAGTATTAAATTTGACCTAGGTCAGCACtaggatttgaattcaaatttcaacatgacctttgaatattttaaaatgtGGGGTAAACAAACCAACTTAAAAAATTTAACCTTTGTACCCTAGTTATAACCATTGCTTACACAGGAATTTAAAGTCGAATTTAACACATTTCATTTGAATTTAAAATTGAAGTTCGAAATAGTCAAACttgaattcaaatattttggaccAAAACCTAAGTCTTTGGTTCATATACGCACATATATCTCAACTTAACACATATACAAAATTTCATATATCACTTAATAAAAATGATtcacaaaaaaaattataaaatttgAGCCAAATTCAAATATTCatataaaataaagaaaaaacacaaaaatacatGGAAAATTGGAGAGTGCTCATAATTGAATTCTTATTCAACCAAAAATCAATTTTAAATTGTTATTTACAAGCTAACTCAAGAAATATAAAATTAAAGAGAAAAAACCCTAATACAAATTAAATCTATTTGAAagatggcaatggagcgggtttggacggatataccaaaaccagatccatgcccaaatccaCCAGCCTCGCTTTGCCCCGCTCATGAaagtatccatgggcatggatgtcCAAATCCagtggatatccatggatatccatgtGTTTACGTACTATGTGCATGAACATAACATATTTGAGCATAACACCAACATTTTTGCAGCATTTTGACAATattttcttagcatttttagcaATAATTATGTATGCAATGAATATGAGGAGGAAGGACGACGGGATGAGAGCAAGCCCACTCCTATGAGTGCGTCTCCTTGACAGAGGAGAGCCGGACTGCCGAAGAGGTTGAAGGGAGGGCTGCGGCCAAGCACTCCCTCACAGCGTGCGAGGGAGTCACCTGGGAGGCAATTAAAGAAGTGGTAATCAGTGGTTACATGTTAGATACACTTAGTTTAGTGGCCTCAAGGTAGGGGCAGCTAGGTCTAGGTGAAATCTCATGTCTCACTGACATGTCGCCCGGCGACTGGACCCTTCTTCCTTCCATCGAGTGAGCCCAATGGTGGACCCCCTAGGGCACATGCCCATTAGTAGTCCCCGAGTACTTCGTGGATTCGGTGCGGGCCTGAGGCAAGGCACGGAGGGTCTTGGCGATGGCTTGAGGCGAATCGACGGCGGGCTCCTGAAACAGAGAGCATAGCGTGAAGCGGAAGATAGCCGGCGAGCTAACGGGGAGATCTTCAATCGACTCGGCAACAGATGTGGCATCCACAACATCTATTTTCACATTGACCGAGGCGTGGACCATTGCTTCGTAGTTGACCGTGGGCGCTAAAGTGACGGAAAATGGCTAGTTTAACGGCTCCTTCGCTATCTGCGTCGCGAATCCAGCCTGCTAAACCTTGGGCGGTGACCTCGGAGCGAATCTAGACGGCGGATGTCATTCCTTATCGTGGCAATTGCGGGGGTATGATAcgttccaaacgtatctataattttgatgctccatgcttgttttacaccaattgttatatgttttgtttacacttcgtggcacttttatgcattttccggaactaacctattgacaagatgtcacggtgccagttccctgttttctgctgttgtatttcagaaaagttgtacatgaaatattctcggaattggacgaaacaaaagccgaagttcctattttgttGAAACGAAGACGCAGTCTAGAGGATGGACGAAGAGGGCCAGgaggcggccagaccaggcctaggcgcggcatggccctggcccgcgcctaggggtggtctggagcCCCCTGGCGGCCACTGACCTCGCCATTTCGCCTATAAATACCTCCCGatgcaaaaccctaaatcaatcgacctccatccacgaaaagttctgtagctccgccatcgtcgcagacaagattcgggggacataagtctctgttccggcaccctgccgggacggggaattgccctcggagccatctccatcgactccaccgccatcttcgtcgCTATTGCTGACTCccgtgatgaggagtgagtagttctccccgaggctgagggctttaccggtagctatgtggtatatctatctctccatgtatgatctttatgtgatcgtgagctttgtaatatagttaaataagtagatgttatgcttcaactattgtgctactcgagtagttttattatgtgatctccggggacaccttgtccaacggtgtgaaggtgacagtgtgcacactgtgtttgtttcttatgcttaatttatagaaatacttatgaattatggTGTTTAGTTAGTACCATATTTGTATTCTCAAAGTGACAACGTGCGGTGTCCATAgatgggaatgcgaactttaagaaaTGCTTATGCAGACCTATGCAGTGAATttatgtttattatcaaaccggagagtggttcagagtagcatagtgaagtgataatatctatgtattcaattatggtatcgttgttgagagtgtccactagtgaaagtatgatccctatgtcttgtttccaagcaatgaaacaccgtttacaaccagttctgctaaatgtttgcttgctgccatttttatttcaaattgcaattaccactcataatcatccatattacttgtatttcactatctcttcgccgaactagtgcacctatagacctgacaagtgtattgggtgtgttggggacagaagagacttcttatatcgtaattgcagggttgcttgagagggatacctttgacctctacctccttgagttcgataaaccttgggtgatccatttaagggaaacttgatgctgttctacaaatctctgcacttggaggcccaacactgtctacaagaatagaagcatgcgtagacatcaatctcttttcgggcgccgttgccggggaggtaaggtaaaagatacTCACATTCTTTGActactaagtcttttagttgctggtgagtgctcgaagttatttcattTAGATTCTgtaattacatctttttgtttctttttttattttcattagttaggcttaatggaaaacaacaaacaacaaacaatattaTAGAGCttcatagtatttatcttgatttaggatatgaggtgtttgaagagaaaattaaaaaacctatggaactttacttgcatgctggtagcagtgttatcttctatctctaaatagCTAGCCCCATTTTCCTGGTCCCTCGTGAGGCCACGTCACCCCAATTTCCTGATCCCTCACCGCGTTATCTCTCACTTCCGCACAGTCTCTCTCACGACCGGCCTTGGCTGTAATAGATGATTTATCGTGGGCTGGAACACATGCTAGGCTGACGGGCTGTGCTACGCTGCCCTTTACATGCGtcctaaaaaaaaagaaacagccTCCTCCTGTTCATCTTCCTCTgccagcgcctcctcctccccacgACCTTGCTCCTCCCAACCAATCTGCGGCCGATAGATAAATTCGATCATTCAATGTAATAAATCTGACCTTTAAGAGAGTAGAAACTGCAACTGCTGTATGAAGTTCATCTCCCACCACCGTTTTATCCACCTTAGAAAGCAAGGCATGCTGTCCTCCGCCTCCACACCCATCAGGCCAAtctgctcgcgccgccaccacagccAGCAGCTTTCACGCCAGTAACTGCCCGCTCTCCACCCTCCTTCCTCCTTTTCTACAATCCTTAAATCGCTCAGTACACCTTACCAATCTGGTAGGTTGATCTCCGGCTACGGATTTCGTCGATTTCCACTGCTacctcaatgcctacggatttctTTGGATTTATAGATTTTTTTGGGATTTATTTCGGATTTTTTGG includes:
- the LOC124693089 gene encoding dynamin-2A-like is translated as MSSAAAMDAMDELVQLSESMRQAASLLADDDPSDDATPRRPSTFLNAVALGNVGSGKSAVLNSLIGHPVLPTGENGATRAPIVVDLHRDPGLSTKSIVLQIDSKSQQVSASALRHSLQDRLSKASGPGRSRTDEIYLKLRTSTAPPLKLIDLPGIDQRVIDDSTINEFAGHNDAILIVVIPAMQAAEVASSRALRLARDIDPEGTRTIGVLSKIDQAAADAKTVACVQAILSNKGPRASAEIEWVALIGQSVAIASAQSGSVGSENSLETAWRAEAESLKSILTSAPQNKLGRIALVDTIAKQIRKRMKVRLPSMLSGLQGKSQSVKEELSKLGEQMVQSSEGTRAVALELCREFEDKFLAHVTSGEGSGWKIVASFEGKFPDRIKQLPLDRHFDMNNVKRIVLEADGYQPYLISPEKGLKSLIKGVLEMAKEPSRLCVDEVHRVLLDIVNATANGTPGLGRYPPFKREIIEIASNALDTFKNDAKKMVVALVDMERAFVPPQHFIRLVQRRMERQRREEEVKTKSSKKAQDAEQSMMNKGSSAQAGSEQTGGNLKSSKDKSNQQDKDNKEGPNLQVAGPGGEITAGYLLKKSAKNNEWSRRWFVLNEKSGKLGYTKKQEERHFRGVIVLEECNMEEIEEEDISKNSKDSKKANGQEKGPSLLFKITNRVAYKTVLKAHSAVILKAESMADKIEWMKKIRGIIESKGGSVKGSNTPEGGPIRQSRSDGSLDTMARRPADPEEELRWMSQEVRGYVEAVLNSLAANVPKAIVLCQVEKAKEDMLNQLYSSISSQSNAKIEELLQEDHNAKRRREKAQKQSSLLSTLTRQLSIHDNRTAVSSYSDDTSAPESTPQSPSGEEWRSAFSSAGNGSADRSSSHNESRSRSADSRGRRYENGDANGSSSGSQRKPNRLPPAPPKY